One part of the Quercus lobata isolate SW786 chromosome 7, ValleyOak3.0 Primary Assembly, whole genome shotgun sequence genome encodes these proteins:
- the LOC115951951 gene encoding receptor-like protein 7 codes for MRIPLLSRLLPIFICSLTLIFAVSGQCLRDQRSYLLELKNSFFFGTDFSNKVLPWNESVDCCSWEGVTCSEGRVVGLNLDNQPIYGKLDSSSSLFRLHYLQHLSLAYNDFRDSCIPPEFGNLTNLIYLNLSRTSFTGQIPIEISRLTRLVTLDLSDISNEEYQNLEGPNLVTLVQNLTRLTELYLDFVKISSQGNDWCQALSSSLPNLRVLSMSCCDLRGPLDSSLRKLQSLSIVNLWGNDFSAPIPEFFADFRNLTFFDLSYCGLNGQFPKKIFQVPTLQTVDLSSNELLQGSLPEFYPNGSLQSLQLSGSKFSGTLPDSIGNLKRLSEIYLTGCNFNGSIPNSLSNLTPLVYLDMSSNYFTGSIPNSLSNLTQLVYLDMSSNYFTGSIPSFSMAKNLIMINLSYNHLTGQITEGSIPASLFSLPSLRTLLVGNNHFSGQLHEFSNVSSFLLEELDLSSNNLEGPIPMSIFELQGLQDLTLSSNNFNGSLQLNVIQQLRNLTYLDLSNNNLLIEYNGTNSSLSSFPQIMRLNLASNKLKTFPEFLRHQANLERLDLSDNQIHGEIPNWFWKIPMPFYVNLSCNYLEGPLHNLSSTNFLDLSSNQLQGQLQTPLPYCYYLDLSRNNFYSVLPELDIEWSINSVSAFLSLSSNKFHGQIPESICNAAALGVLDLSNNSINGTIPQCLLSSTSNTLKVLNLRRNKLTGKISDTFPSNCSLQTLNVNTNLLEGVVPKSLANCTNLEVLDIGNNKIHDSFPCHLKGMSNLHVLVLHSNKFYGSVGCGGSNVTWPILQIVDLASNNFSGRLSIKSLANSKLMMADNEAQSGLNYLQFDPREYVEGSYYYQDVITVTIKGQIIESVKILTIFTSIDLSSNNFEGPIPEEIGVLKSLHILNLSHNCFTGRIPLSLGNLSQLESLDLSSNKLSGEIPVQLADSLTFLAVLNLSFNQLVGPIPYIKQFATFSETSYEGNKGLYGCPLKRNCTSAEPRSPPPTFEDSNSNSRPLIDWNFLSVELGFVFGFGMVIWPIMFCKRWRIRYCKHVDDILFRIFPQLYLGGKQYRGIRAHGNAGLRH; via the coding sequence ATGAGAATTCCACTCCTTTCAAGGCTTCTCCCGATATTCATATGCTCACTTACCCTCATCTTTGCCGTGTCTGGTCAATGTCTTCGCGATCAGCGCTCCTATTTGCTCGAATTGAAGAATAGCTTCTTTTTCGGAACTGATTTTTCCAATAAAGTGCTGCCTTGGAATGAAAGTGTTGATTGCTGTTCGTGGGAAGGAGTAACCTGCAGCGAGGGACGTGTTGTCGGTCTCAACCTCGACAACCAACCAATCTATGGTAAACTTGACAGTTCAAGTAGCCTTTTCCGTCTTCATTATCTACAGCACCTGAGTTTGGCTTATAACGACTTCCGTGATTCTTGTATTCCACCAGAATTCGGAAATCTGAcaaatttgatttatttgaatttgtcaCGCACTAGCTTTACTGGGCAGATTCCCATTGAGATTTCGCGCCTCACAAGGTTAGTTACTCTCGATTTATCTGACATTTCTAATGAAGAATATCAGAACCTGGAGGGCCCAAATTTAGTTACGCTAGTTCAGAACCTTACGCGCCTTACGGAACTTTAtcttgattttgtaaaaatatcatCGCAAGGGAATGATTGGTGTCAGGCCTTATCATCTTCGCTGCCAAATCTAAGAGTGTTGAGCATGTCATGTTGTGATCTTCGGGGGCCTCTTGATTCCTCCTTACGGAAGCTTCAGTCTCTATCCATAGTTAATCTCTGGGGTAACGATTTTTCTGCTCCAATTCCAGAATTTTTTGCAGATTTTAGAAATTTGACTTTCTTCGATCTCAGTTATTGTGGATTGAATGGGCAATTTCCAAAGAAGATCTTCCAGGTTCCAACACTGCAGACGGTAGACTTATCAAGTAATGAACTACTTCAAGGTTCTTTGCCAGAATTTTATCCAAATGGTTCTCTTCAGTCACTGCAGCTTAGCGGTTCAAAATTTTCAGGGACACTTCCTGATTCTATTGGCAACCTTAAAAGGTTATCTGAAATATATCTTACAGGGTGCAATTTCAATGGATCAATCCCAAACTCCTTGTCAAACCTTACTCCATTGGTTTATTTGGACATGTCATCAAATTACTTCACCGGATCAATTCCAAACTCCTTGTCAAACCTTACTCAATTGGTTTATTTGGACATGTCATCAAATTACTTCACCGGATCAATTCCATCATTCAGCATGGCAAAGAACCTGATCATGATAAATCTTTCTTATAATCATTTGACAGGTCAGATTACTGAAGGGAGTATTCCAGCATCTCTTTTTTCCCTTCCATCATTGCGAACATTGCTTGTTGGCAACAACCATTTTTCTGGTCAACTCCATGAATTTTCAAATGTTTCTTCCTTCCTGCTGGAAGAACTTGATTTGAGCAGCAACAACTTGGAAGGGCCAATTCCCATGTCTATCTTTGAACTCCAAGGTCTTCAAGACCTAACACTTTCTTCAAACAACTTTAATGGCTCTTTACAGCTTAATGTGATTCAGCAGTTGAGAAATCTTACCTATCTGGATCTTTCCAATAACAACTTGTTGATTGAATACAATGGAACTAATTCCTCACTATCCTCCTTTCCCCAAATTATGAGATTGAATTTGGCTTCTAACAAGTTGAAAACATTTCCTGAATTCTTGAGACACCAAGCCAATTTAGAACGTCTAGACCTTTCAGATAACCAAATACATGGGGAGATACCCAACTGGTTTTGGAAAATTCCTATGCCTTTTTATGTAAATCTCTCATGTAACTACCTTGAGGGACCTTTACACAATCTTTCTTCAACAAATTTCCTAGACCTTAGCTCCAACCAACTCCAGGGACAACTCCAAACTCCCCTTCCGTATTGTTATTATCTAGACTTGTCAAGGAATAATTTCTACTCTGTTCTACCAGAGCTAGACATTGAATGGAGTATCAACTCTGTTAGTGCTTTCTTATCTCTTTCGAGCAATAAATTCCATGGGCAAATCCCTGAATCAATATGCAATGCTGCAGCTCTTGGAGTTCTAGATCTGTCTAATAATTCCATAAATGGAACAATTCCCCAATGCTTGTTGTCTTCAACGAGTAATACTTTAAAGGTTCTGAATCTAAGGAGAAACAAACTCACTGGAAAAATCTCTGATACATTTCCAAGCAATTGTAGCTTACAAACTCTGAATGTCAACACAAACCTACTAGAAGGAGTGGTACCAAAGTCTCTCGCCAATTGCACAAATTTGGAGGTATTGGACATTGGGAACAACAAGATACATGATTCCTTCCCTTGTCACTTGAAGGGCATGTCTAATTTGCATGTCCTAGTCTTGCATTCGAACAAATTTTATGGATCTGTTGGTTGTGGAGGGTCAAATGTTACTTGGCCGATTCTTCAAATTGTAGACCTAGCCTCTAACAACTTTAGTGGTAGGCTATCAATAAAATCCTTGGCTAACTCAAAGTTAATGATGGCTGATAATGAGGCTCAATCAGGGCTCAATTACCTCCAATTTGATCCTAGAGAATACGTTGAAGGTAGTTATTATTATCAAGATGTAATAACAGTTACCATTAAAGGTCAGATAATTGAGTCGGTGAAGATTCTtactattttcacttcaattgacCTTTCAAGCAACAATTTTGAAGGGCCAATACCAGAAGAAATAGGAGTACTCAAATCCTTGCATATTCTCAACTTGTCGCACAATTGTTTCACAGGCCGAATCCCACTGTCTCTGGGAAATTTAAGTCAACTTGAGTCACTAGACTTATCAAGCAACAAGCTTAGTGGTGAGATCCCTGTGCAACTTGCAGATAGTCTTACTTTCCTTGCAGTCTTAAACCTTTCATTCAATCAATTAGTTGGGCCAATTCCATACATCAAGCAATTTGCAACATTTTCGGAAACTTCCTACGAAGGGAACAAAGGACTATATGGGTGTCCTTTGAAGAGAAACTGCACATCTGCAGAGCCACGATCACCACCTCCAACATTTGAAGATAGTAACTCAAATTCTCGGCCCTTGATTGACTGGAATTTCCTAAGTGTAGAGCTGGGATTTGTTTTTGGCTTTGGGATGGTCATTTGGCCGATTATGTTTTGTAAGAGGTGGAGGATTCGGTATTGTAAACACGTTGATGACATTTTATTCAGAATCTTCCCACAGCTGTACCTTGGAGGAAAACAATACCGTGGAATTCGAGCACATGGGAATGCGGGGCTGAGGCATTAG